In one window of Nocardia brasiliensis DNA:
- a CDS encoding TetR/AcrR family transcriptional regulator: protein MSRVVTKEQYFDSALEVLAELGFKGLNIGVLCRRLGVTSGSFYHHFGSWQGFVDALLEHWENRQVLILRTLKFNQGNPDDDIRAMSDLAAGLHHAAEAAIRAWAANDESVNLALKRVDESRRRTVHKAIMGVVGDAETAATVTSLGMSMLIGYQQIAAGGEDVSLDKLLAEYARLIYSHARR, encoded by the coding sequence ACCAAGGAGCAGTACTTCGACAGCGCTCTGGAGGTGCTCGCCGAACTGGGGTTCAAGGGGCTCAACATCGGCGTGCTGTGCCGGCGGCTCGGTGTCACCAGCGGCTCGTTCTATCACCATTTCGGCAGCTGGCAGGGTTTCGTCGACGCGCTGCTAGAGCATTGGGAGAACCGGCAGGTGCTGATCCTGCGCACGCTGAAGTTCAATCAGGGCAACCCCGACGATGACATCCGTGCCATGTCCGATCTCGCCGCGGGCCTGCATCACGCCGCCGAGGCGGCGATCCGCGCGTGGGCCGCCAACGACGAGTCGGTGAACCTGGCCCTCAAACGGGTCGACGAATCCCGCAGGCGCACCGTGCACAAGGCGATCATGGGTGTGGTCGGTGACGCGGAGACCGCCGCCACCGTCACCTCCCTGGGGATGTCGATGCTCATCGGGTACCAGCAGATCGCCGCGGGTGGTGAGGACGTCTCGCTGGACAAGCTGCTCGCCGAGTACGCGCGGCTGATCTATTCCCACGCGCGCCGCTAA